The Lysobacter gummosus genome includes a region encoding these proteins:
- a CDS encoding IS3 family transposase (programmed frameshift) translates to MRKSKFTESQIVTALKQVEGGRQVKDVCRELGISEATYYVWKSKYGGMEAADVQRLRDLEAEHNKLKRMYAELAMENHALKDVIAKKPLASGHKRPLAAWLMEHHGWSERRACTATGLSRSTVRYRKRPDRDEQVIALLAELAERFPERGFDKLFQLIRRRGQPWNHKRVWRVYCLMQLNHRRSGKKRLPNRHPLPLVAGEQINGSWSIDFMSDALWDGRRFRTFNVIDDFSREALAIEVDLNLPATRVIRTLERIGAWRGYPRKLRLDNGPEFIALALAEWAERKGITLDFIEPGRPMQNGFIERFNGSYRRGVLDMHVFRTLSEVREHTEQWLCDYNGEIPHDSLGGLTPAEFRVHNDPATSSFGWH, encoded by the exons ATGCGCAAGAGCAAGTTCACTGAGAGCCAGATCGTCACGGCGCTGAAGCAGGTCGAAGGCGGGCGCCAAGTCAAGGATGTCTGCCGCGAGTTGGGCATTTCCGAAGCAACGTACTACGTGTGGAAGTCCAAGTACGGCGGGATGGAAGCGGCGGATGTGCAACGGCTGCGGGATCTGGAAGCCGAGCACAACAAGCTCAAACGTATGTACGCCGAGCTGGCGATGGAAAACCATGCCTTGAAGGATGTCATCGCAAAAAAGC CTCTAGCCTCGGGGCATAAGCGCCCGCTGGCCGCGTGGTTGATGGAGCACCACGGTTGGAGCGAGCGCCGGGCTTGTACGGCGACTGGCCTGTCGCGATCGACGGTGCGTTATCGAAAGCGCCCGGATCGCGACGAGCAGGTCATTGCGTTGTTGGCGGAGTTGGCTGAGCGGTTCCCGGAGCGCGGATTCGACAAGCTGTTCCAGTTGATCCGGCGCCGAGGGCAGCCTTGGAACCACAAGCGGGTGTGGCGGGTGTATTGCCTGATGCAACTTAATCACCGACGTAGCGGCAAGAAACGACTGCCTAACCGGCATCCTTTGCCGCTGGTAGCCGGCGAGCAGATCAACGGCAGTTGGTCGATCGACTTCATGTCCGACGCACTGTGGGATGGCCGCCGCTTTCGCACCTTCAACGTCATCGACGATTTCAGTCGCGAAGCCTTGGCGATCGAAGTCGATCTGAATCTGCCGGCTACCCGAGTCATCCGCACCCTGGAACGCATTGGCGCCTGGCGCGGTTATCCCCGCAAGTTGCGCTTGGACAACGGCCCGGAGTTCATCGCGTTGGCGCTGGCCGAGTGGGCTGAACGCAAAGGCATCACCTTGGACTTCATCGAGCCGGGCCGCCCGATGCAGAACGGTTTTATCGAACGCTTCAACGGCAGCTACCGACGCGGTGTGCTGGACATGCACGTATTTCGAACCCTGAGCGAGGTTCGCGAACACACCGAACAGTGGCTTTGCGACTACAACGGCGAGATTCCCCATGACAGCCTGGGCGGCCTAACACCCGCCGAGTTCCGAGTTCACAACGACCCGGCGACCTCTAGTTTTGGGTGGCACTGA